Proteins from one Pseudomonas bijieensis genomic window:
- a CDS encoding transporter substrate-binding domain-containing protein: MQRRPSLFKACVFLFAATTAAVGVAQAADSKLDSVLQRGKLIVGTGSTNAPWHFQGADGKLQGFDIDIARMVAKGLFNDPEKVEFVVQSSDARIPNLLTDKVDMSCQFITVTASRAQQVAFTLPYYREGVGLLLPANSKYKEIEDLKAAGDGVTVAVLQNVYAEELVHQALPKAKVDQYDSVDLMYQAVNSGRADAAATDQSSVKYLMVQNPGRYRSPAYAWSPQTYACAVKRGDQDWLNFVNTTLHEAMTGVEFPTYAASFKQWFGVELPSPAIGFPVEFK; the protein is encoded by the coding sequence ATGCAACGCCGACCTTCCTTGTTCAAAGCGTGTGTTTTTCTCTTCGCGGCCACGACGGCCGCCGTGGGTGTCGCCCAGGCGGCCGACAGCAAGCTGGACAGCGTGCTGCAGCGCGGGAAATTGATCGTGGGCACGGGCAGTACCAATGCGCCGTGGCACTTCCAGGGAGCGGATGGCAAGTTGCAGGGCTTTGATATCGACATCGCACGGATGGTCGCCAAGGGCTTGTTCAATGACCCGGAAAAAGTCGAGTTCGTGGTGCAGTCTTCCGATGCGCGCATTCCCAACCTGCTGACCGACAAGGTCGACATGAGTTGCCAGTTCATCACCGTCACCGCCAGCCGTGCCCAGCAAGTGGCGTTTACCTTGCCGTACTACCGCGAAGGCGTGGGCCTGCTGCTGCCGGCCAACAGCAAGTACAAGGAAATCGAAGACCTCAAGGCCGCCGGCGACGGCGTCACCGTGGCGGTGCTGCAGAACGTCTACGCCGAAGAACTGGTGCATCAGGCGCTGCCCAAGGCCAAGGTCGACCAGTACGACAGCGTCGACCTGATGTATCAGGCGGTGAACTCCGGCCGTGCCGATGCCGCTGCCACCGACCAATCCTCGGTCAAGTACCTGATGGTGCAGAACCCTGGTCGCTATCGCAGCCCGGCCTACGCCTGGAGCCCGCAAACCTATGCTTGCGCGGTCAAGCGCGGCGACCAGGACTGGCTGAACTTCGTCAACACCACCTTGCATGAAGCCATGACCGGCGTGGAGTTCCCGACATACGCGGCGTCGTTCAAACAGTGGTTCGGCGTCGAGCTGCCATCGCCAGCGATCGGTTTCCCTGTCGAATTCAAATGA
- a CDS encoding phospholipase D-like domain-containing protein, whose translation MRVLVTNAQDDFRVKAYAGTNGVLLAMDLAEPRRKGLLGFAIEKQQGDKPWLFLFNSLTFPDKAHTFPQFHATPSDKAPLQKFRWADYAVNPGVTIHYRVHLAYGSPDAPQLGESLEVTVTSDDGQPANQRVIFNRAVAASQAFQRKFPEVDALIGANKHLSIDDWPDAPRRWLENGLLGRLTGFIDRALDANWALDVAIYEYELPVIVDAVTAAHARGAQVRVLYHAEPGDDTTARNEASLEKMPAANKRGRVTHNIFHNKFIVLSKVEGSGSRQPEAVLCGSTNFTANGVYRQANVVHVLDDPRVSSSYLKVFEQIWAAPQDVDATRQWLTQNNAMAPQEALFAGFSPRTGEGDLDRFVDIIKGARKDLLFVTAFVLPDRILDALLGAPNDDVLRYGLQNTKSRITGFHADRTAEFAATALLNTGLEGWLKETMKGQKGNLLVHTKAIVTDFTSDTPTILSGSHNLSAAASSGNDENYLIIQGNTDLADRYGLELLRFYEHYRFRYFAKKLALKQVKPLAVDDSWSDDYYREGDLRMLSRVRFCGR comes from the coding sequence ATGCGCGTACTCGTCACCAACGCCCAGGACGATTTTCGGGTCAAGGCCTATGCCGGCACCAACGGTGTGCTGCTCGCCATGGACCTGGCCGAACCCCGGCGCAAGGGCTTGCTGGGTTTTGCCATCGAGAAGCAGCAGGGCGACAAACCCTGGCTGTTCCTGTTCAACAGCCTGACCTTTCCTGACAAGGCCCACACCTTCCCCCAGTTCCACGCCACTCCCAGCGACAAGGCACCGTTGCAGAAATTTCGCTGGGCCGACTACGCCGTCAACCCCGGCGTGACGATCCACTACCGCGTGCACCTGGCCTACGGCAGCCCCGATGCACCGCAGTTGGGCGAGTCCCTGGAAGTCACGGTCACCAGTGACGACGGGCAGCCGGCCAATCAGCGGGTGATCTTCAATCGTGCCGTGGCCGCCAGCCAGGCGTTCCAGCGCAAGTTTCCTGAAGTGGACGCGCTGATCGGCGCCAACAAGCACCTGTCCATCGATGACTGGCCCGACGCGCCGCGTCGCTGGTTGGAAAATGGCTTACTGGGGCGCCTGACCGGTTTTATCGATCGGGCGCTGGATGCCAACTGGGCGCTGGATGTCGCCATCTATGAATACGAACTGCCGGTGATCGTCGACGCGGTGACCGCCGCTCACGCTCGCGGCGCCCAGGTGCGAGTGCTGTACCACGCCGAGCCGGGGGACGACACCACGGCGCGCAACGAAGCCAGCCTCGAGAAAATGCCAGCAGCCAACAAGCGCGGACGAGTCACCCATAACATTTTCCACAACAAGTTCATCGTGCTGAGCAAGGTGGAGGGCAGCGGTTCACGACAACCCGAAGCCGTGCTGTGCGGCAGCACCAACTTCACCGCCAACGGTGTCTACCGCCAGGCCAACGTGGTTCATGTGCTGGACGACCCTCGGGTGAGCAGCAGCTACCTTAAGGTATTCGAGCAAATCTGGGCCGCGCCCCAGGACGTCGATGCCACTCGCCAGTGGCTGACCCAAAACAATGCCATGGCCCCGCAAGAGGCGTTGTTCGCCGGGTTCTCGCCGCGCACCGGGGAGGGCGATCTGGATCGCTTCGTCGACATCATCAAAGGGGCGCGAAAGGACCTGTTGTTCGTCACTGCCTTTGTGTTGCCCGACCGCATTCTCGACGCCTTGCTCGGCGCACCCAATGACGACGTGTTGCGCTACGGGCTGCAAAACACCAAGAGCCGCATCACCGGCTTTCACGCCGACCGCACCGCCGAATTCGCCGCCACCGCGCTGCTCAACACCGGCCTGGAAGGTTGGCTCAAGGAAACCATGAAAGGCCAGAAGGGCAACCTGCTGGTGCACACCAAAGCCATCGTCACCGACTTCACTAGCGACACGCCGACCATCCTCAGCGGCAGCCATAACCTGAGCGCCGCGGCCAGCAGCGGCAACGACGAGAATTACCTGATCATTCAGGGCAATACCGACCTGGCCGACCGCTACGGGCTGGAGCTACTGCGTTTCTATGAGCATTACCGTTTTCGCTACTTCGCGAAAAAACTCGCCCTCAAGCAGGTCAAGCCGCTGGCGGTGGATGACAGCTGGAGCGATGACTATTACCGCGAGGGGGATCTGCGGATGCTGTCCAGGGTGAGGTTTTGCGGGCGTTAG
- a CDS encoding vWA domain-containing protein, which yields MNWPGTLLNGRPRLHEDLRFHGRHRSAHELWLVIVDASASTRRHRALSDGKGLLAQLFDDAYRQRARLALLTASGTAPNWRVQGLKASAGLRNWLDGLGAGGGTPLLAALNEAGRWLTARRKRFPAEQQRVLVMTDGRVKEGLALPCLDCPCLLIDIERGPIRLGRARQLAGQLGAEYRHIDEGLSS from the coding sequence GTGAACTGGCCGGGCACGTTACTCAATGGCCGTCCACGCCTGCATGAAGACCTGCGTTTTCACGGTCGCCACCGCTCGGCCCATGAGCTGTGGCTGGTCATCGTCGATGCCTCGGCCTCGACCCGTCGGCATCGAGCCCTCAGCGATGGCAAAGGCTTGCTGGCGCAACTGTTCGACGACGCCTACCGACAACGCGCCCGCTTGGCCCTGCTGACGGCCAGCGGCACTGCGCCGAACTGGCGGGTGCAAGGGCTCAAGGCCTCCGCCGGCCTGCGCAACTGGCTCGATGGCCTGGGCGCCGGTGGCGGTACGCCGTTGCTGGCGGCGCTGAACGAGGCCGGGCGGTGGTTGACGGCGCGACGCAAGCGTTTCCCTGCGGAGCAGCAGCGGGTGTTGGTGATGACGGATGGGCGAGTGAAAGAAGGGCTGGCACTGCCATGCCTGGATTGCCCGTGCCTGTTGATCGACATCGAGCGCGGCCCGATTCGCCTGGGTCGGGCCCGGCAACTGGCGGGGCAGTTGGGGGCGGAGTATCGGCATATCGATGAAGGGCTATCTAGCTGA
- a CDS encoding ATP-binding protein → MTDTPHFPLSAVVGADDLKLALCLAAIDPKIGGVLIEGPRGMAKSTLARGLADLLASGQFVTLPLGATEERLVGTLDLDAALGEGRAQFSPGVLAKADGGVLYVDEVNLLPDHLVDLLLDVAASGTNLIERDGISHRHPARFVLIGTMNPEEGELRPQLLDRFGLNVALDGHTAPAERGQIIRRRLDFDSDPAGFCAEWEMAQQQLRERCQQARNRLAAIALDDAALAQITERCFAAGVDGLRADLVWLRAARAHAAWRGADVIAAEDIDAVAEFALRHRRRGHSAPTPSQAPQTPVNATAQPSEGQGQWGDLPAQALPTGARREVPSWPKKP, encoded by the coding sequence ATGACCGACACCCCCCATTTCCCGCTCTCCGCTGTGGTCGGCGCCGATGACTTGAAGCTCGCCCTGTGCCTGGCCGCCATCGATCCGAAAATCGGTGGCGTGCTGATCGAAGGCCCGCGAGGCATGGCCAAGTCCACGTTGGCCCGAGGCCTGGCGGATCTGCTGGCCAGTGGTCAGTTCGTCACCTTGCCCCTCGGTGCCACTGAAGAGCGGCTGGTGGGGACCCTCGATCTGGACGCAGCTTTAGGAGAAGGGCGCGCGCAGTTCTCTCCCGGCGTGCTGGCCAAGGCCGACGGCGGCGTGTTGTACGTCGATGAAGTGAACCTGCTGCCCGATCACTTGGTGGATCTGCTGCTCGATGTGGCCGCCAGCGGCACCAACCTGATCGAACGCGACGGAATTTCCCACCGACACCCGGCGCGTTTTGTGTTGATCGGCACCATGAACCCGGAAGAGGGCGAACTGCGTCCGCAATTGCTCGACCGTTTCGGCCTGAACGTGGCTCTCGACGGTCACACCGCACCCGCCGAGCGCGGGCAGATCATTCGGCGCCGCTTGGATTTCGACAGTGATCCGGCGGGGTTCTGCGCGGAATGGGAGATGGCCCAGCAGCAGCTGCGCGAACGTTGCCAGCAGGCGCGCAACCGCTTGGCCGCGATTGCCCTGGATGACGCGGCGCTGGCGCAGATTACCGAGCGCTGCTTTGCCGCCGGGGTCGATGGCTTGCGCGCCGATCTGGTCTGGCTAAGGGCTGCCCGGGCCCATGCCGCTTGGCGTGGAGCGGATGTCATCGCCGCTGAAGACATCGATGCTGTCGCCGAGTTTGCCTTGCGTCACCGTCGACGCGGGCATTCGGCACCGACACCGTCCCAGGCGCCGCAAACACCTGTCAATGCAACGGCTCAGCCCAGCGAAGGCCAGGGCCAGTGGGGTGATTTGCCGGCCCAGGCATTGCCGACGGGTGCCCGGCGTGAAGTGCCGAGCTGGCCAAAAAAGCCCTAG
- the cobN gene encoding cobaltochelatase subunit CobN, whose product MHLLRTQPGGFVSDDNIADLGQTPAELVILCSGDSSLALLAEAARQLPDDYPEFRLANPMQVQNHASVDLYFEDVLRHAKVILLSLHGGIGYWRYGIERLMELAGRGVKLILVPGDDRPDPELSDLSNVPIEDRDRLWQFLRQGGLGNALDLFHNLGSLWFGRDYPWGEPQTLPRTAIYHPANTNASLGDWQADWQADLPVAAVLFYRSHLQAANTAFIDVFCQRLQGAGLNPLPIAVASLKEPGCLALVEDWLDEVEAGVILNTTGFAQSSPEAPHLRPFRRNIPVIQAICAQDNEPGWRASEQGLGPRDLAMHIALPELDGRIISRPISFKDLAWRSERSQSDVVCYRAVPERMDFVAELARRWTTLARLPNAEKRVALILANYPTRDGRIGNGVGLDTPAAALNILRAMQAEGYPLPGELPTSGTALIQQLLGGVSNDLDSLDLRPCHQSLALDAYQALFEALPEANRQAVLERWGSPEQDPMFRDGRLMVAGLRLGLTFVGIQPARGYQVDPSAVYHDPDLVPPHGYLAFYFWLRHTYGVHGVIHVGKHGNLEWLPGKGVGLSESCWPDALLGPLPNIYPFIVNDPGEGAQAKRRTQAVIIDHLMPPLTRAETYGPLRNLELLADEYYEAQLLDPRRARELQRDILNLVRETHIDRELQLDAALDSDADAAIWLPRLDTYLCDLKESQIRDGLHIFGESPSGRLRIDTLLALLRIPRGDGKGAQSSLLRALAKAFGLGFDPLDCALAEPWTGDCPEALRRVSAEPWRTAGDTRERLELFAAQLIEQALDGAVEQLNVSGWEAVSSIIENLRSVVAPRLDACGPAEMRGLLDALDGRFVPAGPSGAPSRGRLDVLPTGRNFFSVDVRNLPTTTAWRIGFQSANLILERHLQDHGDHLRQLGLSVWGTATMRTGGDDIAQAMALMGVRPVWATGSQRVDDFEILPLSLLDRPRVDVTLRVSGFFRDAFANLIRLFDAAVQAVAALDEPDDMNPLAAKVRGEREALLASGLEPEVAARQAGWRIFGAKPGAYGAGVQGAIDGRLWQSREDLAEVYLNWGGYAYGTSDEGTVAREQFSRRLSQVQAVLQNQDNREHDLLDSNDYYQFQGGMLAAVETLSGDVAASYHGDHSQPDLPKIRTLKEELNRVIRSRAANPKWIDGVKRHGYKGAFELAATVDNLFAFDATTQLIDDHQYALLADAYLLDPDTRDFVRQHNPDALRDMTERMLEAQQRGMWQEPGEYRQALESLLLDIEEEN is encoded by the coding sequence ATGCACCTGCTCAGGACCCAGCCCGGCGGCTTTGTATCGGACGACAACATTGCCGACCTGGGGCAAACCCCCGCTGAACTGGTGATCCTGTGCAGCGGCGACTCCAGCCTGGCGCTGCTGGCCGAGGCGGCCAGGCAATTGCCGGACGATTACCCGGAGTTTCGTCTCGCCAACCCGATGCAGGTGCAGAACCACGCCTCGGTGGACCTGTACTTCGAGGATGTACTGCGCCACGCCAAGGTCATCCTGTTGTCGCTGCACGGCGGTATCGGCTATTGGCGCTACGGCATCGAGCGCCTGATGGAGCTGGCCGGGCGTGGGGTGAAGCTGATCCTGGTACCGGGGGACGATCGCCCGGACCCGGAACTCAGCGACCTGAGCAACGTGCCCATCGAGGATCGCGACCGGCTCTGGCAGTTCTTGCGCCAGGGCGGGTTGGGCAATGCCCTGGACCTGTTTCACAACCTGGGCAGCCTATGGTTCGGCCGCGATTATCCGTGGGGGGAACCGCAAACCCTGCCGCGCACGGCGATCTATCACCCCGCAAACACCAACGCCAGCCTCGGCGATTGGCAAGCCGACTGGCAGGCCGATCTACCGGTGGCGGCGGTGCTGTTCTATCGCTCCCACCTGCAAGCGGCTAACACCGCGTTCATCGACGTGTTCTGCCAGCGCCTGCAAGGGGCGGGGCTCAATCCGTTGCCGATTGCCGTGGCCAGCCTCAAGGAACCCGGTTGCCTCGCGCTGGTGGAAGATTGGCTGGATGAGGTCGAAGCCGGCGTGATTCTCAACACCACCGGTTTCGCCCAATCCAGCCCTGAAGCGCCGCACCTGCGGCCGTTTCGCCGCAACATCCCGGTGATCCAGGCGATCTGTGCCCAGGACAACGAACCCGGCTGGCGCGCCAGCGAACAGGGCCTGGGCCCGCGGGACCTGGCGATGCACATTGCCTTGCCGGAGTTGGACGGACGGATCATCAGCCGCCCCATCAGTTTCAAGGACCTGGCCTGGCGCAGCGAGCGCAGCCAGAGCGATGTGGTCTGTTACCGGGCCGTGCCCGAACGCATGGATTTTGTCGCCGAACTGGCCCGGCGCTGGACCACCCTGGCGCGCCTGCCCAACGCCGAAAAGCGCGTGGCGCTGATCCTTGCCAACTACCCGACCCGGGACGGGCGAATCGGCAACGGTGTCGGCCTGGATACCCCGGCGGCGGCGCTGAATATCCTGCGCGCCATGCAGGCCGAGGGTTATCCATTGCCGGGCGAACTGCCAACCAGCGGTACCGCGCTGATCCAGCAATTGCTCGGTGGCGTCAGCAACGACCTGGACAGCCTCGACTTGCGCCCGTGTCACCAGAGCCTGGCCCTCGACGCTTACCAGGCCCTGTTCGAGGCATTGCCCGAGGCCAACCGCCAGGCGGTGCTGGAGCGTTGGGGCTCGCCCGAGCAGGATCCGATGTTCCGCGACGGGCGCCTGATGGTCGCCGGTCTGCGCCTGGGCCTGACCTTCGTCGGCATCCAGCCGGCCCGGGGTTATCAGGTCGATCCAAGCGCGGTGTACCACGATCCTGACCTGGTGCCACCCCACGGTTACCTGGCGTTTTATTTCTGGTTGCGCCACACCTACGGCGTCCACGGGGTTATCCACGTCGGCAAGCACGGCAATCTCGAATGGCTGCCGGGCAAGGGCGTCGGGCTGTCGGAGAGTTGCTGGCCCGATGCATTGTTGGGACCGCTGCCGAATATCTATCCATTCATCGTCAACGACCCGGGTGAGGGCGCTCAGGCCAAGCGTCGTACTCAAGCGGTGATCATCGACCACTTGATGCCGCCGCTGACCCGCGCCGAAACCTACGGTCCATTGCGTAACCTTGAGCTGTTGGCCGACGAATACTACGAAGCGCAATTGCTCGATCCGCGCCGCGCCCGGGAACTGCAACGGGACATCCTGAACCTGGTGCGTGAGACGCACATCGACCGCGAGCTGCAACTCGATGCCGCGCTCGACAGCGATGCCGACGCAGCGATCTGGCTGCCGCGCCTGGACACCTATCTGTGTGATTTGAAGGAATCGCAGATCCGCGATGGCCTGCATATTTTTGGTGAGTCGCCCAGCGGTCGCCTGCGTATCGACACGCTGCTGGCGTTGCTGCGCATACCCCGTGGCGATGGCAAGGGCGCGCAGTCGAGCCTGCTGCGAGCGCTGGCCAAGGCGTTCGGGCTGGGTTTCGATCCGCTGGATTGTGCCTTGGCCGAGCCCTGGACTGGCGACTGTCCCGAGGCGTTGCGCCGGGTCAGCGCCGAGCCTTGGCGCACCGCTGGCGATACCCGAGAGCGCCTGGAGTTGTTCGCTGCGCAGTTGATCGAGCAGGCCCTGGATGGCGCGGTCGAACAATTGAATGTCTCGGGTTGGGAGGCGGTCAGCAGCATCATTGAAAACCTGCGATCCGTCGTGGCCCCACGCCTGGACGCCTGCGGCCCGGCGGAAATGCGCGGCTTGCTCGACGCCCTGGACGGGCGCTTCGTCCCGGCCGGCCCCAGCGGCGCGCCGAGTCGTGGCCGCCTGGATGTGTTGCCCACCGGGCGCAACTTCTTCTCCGTGGACGTGCGTAACCTGCCCACCACCACGGCGTGGCGTATCGGTTTCCAATCGGCGAACCTGATCCTTGAGCGGCACTTGCAGGATCATGGTGACCACTTGCGTCAGCTCGGCCTCTCGGTGTGGGGCACCGCCACCATGCGCACCGGCGGCGACGACATCGCCCAGGCCATGGCGCTGATGGGCGTGCGTCCGGTGTGGGCCACCGGCAGTCAGCGGGTCGATGATTTCGAGATTCTGCCGTTGAGCCTGTTGGACCGACCGCGGGTCGATGTGACGCTGCGGGTGTCAGGTTTTTTTCGTGACGCCTTCGCCAACCTGATCCGCCTGTTCGATGCGGCGGTGCAGGCTGTCGCCGCCCTCGATGAGCCGGACGACATGAACCCCTTGGCGGCCAAGGTGCGTGGCGAGCGCGAAGCCCTGCTGGCCTCGGGGCTCGAACCAGAGGTTGCGGCTCGCCAGGCCGGTTGGCGGATCTTCGGCGCCAAGCCTGGTGCCTATGGCGCGGGCGTGCAGGGCGCGATCGACGGGCGCTTGTGGCAGAGCCGCGAAGACCTGGCCGAGGTGTACCTGAACTGGGGCGGCTACGCCTACGGCACCAGCGATGAAGGCACTGTCGCCCGGGAGCAGTTCTCCCGGCGCTTGAGCCAGGTGCAGGCGGTGTTGCAGAACCAGGACAACCGCGAGCACGACCTGCTCGATTCCAACGATTACTACCAGTTCCAGGGAGGCATGCTGGCCGCGGTGGAGACCCTCAGTGGCGACGTGGCGGCCAGCTACCATGGCGATCACAGCCAGCCGGATTTGCCAAAGATCCGCACCCTGAAGGAAGAACTCAACCGCGTCATCCGCTCCCGCGCGGCGAATCCGAAGTGGATCGACGGCGTGAAGCGTCACGGCTATAAAGGTGCGTTCGAACTGGCGGCGACGGTGGACAACCTGTTCGCGTTCGACGCCACCACGCAATTGATCGACGATCACCAGTACGCCTTGCTGGCCGATGCCTACCTGCTCGACCCGGACACCCGGGATTTCGTCCGCCAGCACAACCCCGATGCCCTGCGGGACATGACCGAGCGCATGCTCGAAGCGCAGCAGCGGGGGATGTGGCAGGAGCCGGGCGAGTATCGCCAGGCGCTGGAGAGTTTGTTGTTGGACATAGAAGAAGAGAACTGA
- the cobW gene encoding cobalamin biosynthesis protein CobW produces the protein MKTLAKLPVTIVTGFLGSGKTTLLRHMLDNAQGRRIAVIVNEFGELGIDGEILKQCSIGCTEEEANGRVYELANGCLCCTVQEEFFPVMRELVARRGDLDHILIETSGLALPKPLVQAFQWPEIRSACTVDAVITVVDSPAVAAGTFAAFPDQVDAQRKLDPNLDHESPLHELFADQLASADLVILNKADLISPEDLAKVRLEVAEELPPAVKVIEASSGRLPLDVLIGLGAGSEEHIDGRHSHHDHHHDGDDDDHDHDAFDSISIELPQADESLLLDALTQLVVQHGVLRVKGFAAIPNKPMRLLIQGVGTRFDKHFDRQWGADEARVTRLVLIGQALDAALLEAQLRAALSA, from the coding sequence ATGAAAACACTGGCCAAACTTCCCGTCACCATCGTCACCGGTTTCCTCGGCTCGGGCAAAACCACCTTGCTGCGGCACATGCTCGACAACGCCCAGGGCCGCCGCATCGCTGTGATCGTCAACGAGTTCGGCGAGCTGGGCATCGACGGCGAGATCCTCAAGCAGTGCTCCATCGGTTGCACCGAAGAAGAAGCCAACGGCCGCGTTTACGAACTGGCCAACGGCTGCCTGTGCTGCACCGTGCAGGAAGAGTTCTTCCCGGTGATGCGCGAACTTGTGGCCCGGCGCGGCGATCTCGACCACATCCTCATCGAAACCTCCGGCCTGGCCCTGCCCAAGCCGTTGGTCCAGGCCTTTCAATGGCCGGAAATCCGCAGCGCTTGCACCGTCGATGCGGTAATCACGGTGGTCGACAGCCCGGCCGTGGCCGCTGGTACCTTCGCTGCCTTCCCTGACCAGGTCGATGCCCAGCGCAAACTCGATCCGAACCTGGACCACGAATCACCGTTGCACGAGCTGTTCGCCGATCAACTGGCCAGCGCCGACCTGGTGATCCTCAACAAAGCCGACCTGATCAGTCCGGAAGACCTGGCCAAAGTCCGCCTGGAAGTGGCCGAAGAGCTGCCGCCGGCGGTCAAGGTCATCGAAGCCAGCAGCGGTCGCCTGCCGCTGGACGTGCTGATCGGCCTGGGCGCCGGTTCCGAAGAGCACATCGACGGCCGCCACAGCCATCACGACCATCACCACGATGGTGACGATGACGACCATGATCATGACGCCTTCGATTCCATTTCCATCGAGTTGCCCCAGGCCGACGAAAGCCTGTTGCTGGACGCGCTGACGCAACTGGTGGTCCAGCACGGCGTGCTGCGGGTCAAGGGTTTCGCGGCGATCCCGAACAAGCCGATGCGCTTGCTGATCCAAGGCGTTGGTACGCGGTTCGACAAGCATTTCGACCGCCAGTGGGGCGCCGACGAAGCGCGGGTCACCCGGCTGGTGCTGATCGGCCAGGCGCTCGATGCCGCGCTGCTTGAAGCGCAGTTGCGCGCCGCCCTCAGCGCCTAA
- a CDS encoding CbtB domain-containing protein yields the protein MSTISSTARTASSTTTLSQRLSAAIFASILGAGLVYFAGFSHIEAVHNAAHDTRHSAAFPCH from the coding sequence ATGTCGACTATCAGCAGCACCGCCCGCACCGCCAGCAGCACCACCACCCTGAGCCAACGCCTGAGCGCTGCGATCTTCGCCTCGATCCTGGGTGCCGGCCTGGTCTATTTCGCCGGTTTCTCCCACATCGAAGCGGTGCACAACGCGGCCCACGACACCCGCCACAGCGCCGCCTTCCCGTGCCATTGA
- a CDS encoding CbtA family protein — translation MIKRIAQTAGFSGLLAALLLTLLQSFWVSPLILQAETFEKAPATEVHEHADGVAHTHDAEAWEPEDGWQRVLSTTGGNLVVAVGFALMLAGLYTLRAPTRTSQGLLWGLAGYATFVLAPTLGLPPELPGTAAADLAKRQMWWIGTAASTAVGIALVAFGRHWLLKVLGVATLLVPHVIGAPQPEVHSMLAPEALESQFKIASQLTNVAFWLALGLISAWLFRRDSQAHHDA, via the coding sequence ATGATCAAGCGTATCGCGCAGACCGCCGGTTTCAGCGGCTTGCTGGCCGCCCTGCTGCTGACCCTGCTGCAAAGTTTCTGGGTATCGCCGCTGATTCTCCAGGCGGAAACCTTCGAGAAGGCCCCGGCGACCGAGGTCCATGAACACGCCGACGGCGTGGCTCACACCCATGATGCCGAGGCCTGGGAACCGGAAGATGGCTGGCAGCGCGTGCTGTCCACCACCGGCGGCAACCTGGTGGTCGCGGTGGGTTTTGCCCTGATGCTGGCGGGCCTGTACACCTTGCGCGCCCCGACTCGCACCTCCCAGGGCCTGCTCTGGGGCCTGGCCGGTTATGCCACCTTTGTCCTCGCGCCGACCCTCGGCCTGCCGCCGGAACTGCCTGGTACGGCGGCGGCCGATTTGGCCAAGCGGCAGATGTGGTGGATCGGCACCGCGGCGTCCACGGCGGTGGGCATTGCCTTGGTCGCCTTCGGTCGGCATTGGCTGCTCAAGGTGCTGGGGGTGGCGACGTTGCTGGTGCCCCACGTCATTGGTGCGCCGCAGCCCGAAGTCCACTCGATGCTGGCGCCCGAAGCGCTTGAGAGCCAGTTCAAGATTGCCTCGCAGTTGACCAACGTCGCGTTCTGGCTGGCCCTGGGCCTGATCAGCGCCTGGCTGTTTCGCCGCGATAGCCAAGCCCACCACGACGCATGA
- a CDS encoding cobalamin biosynthesis protein → MTTAPILVIGLGCQRGCPASTLRALLDEALLAHGIALDQVQALASIDLKRDEPGLLELAGQLALPLTCFSAEQLAGYQGRLSHRSEIAFERTGCYGIAESAALALADQLGATSATLLIARQKGPKSTLALAVVE, encoded by the coding sequence ATGACCACCGCGCCGATCCTGGTGATCGGCCTGGGCTGCCAGCGCGGCTGCCCGGCCAGTACGCTGCGGGCCTTGCTCGATGAGGCGTTGCTGGCCCACGGCATCGCACTTGATCAAGTGCAGGCCCTGGCGAGTATCGACCTCAAGCGTGACGAACCGGGCCTACTGGAACTGGCCGGGCAACTGGCACTGCCACTGACGTGCTTCAGCGCCGAGCAGTTGGCCGGTTACCAGGGGCGACTCAGTCACCGCTCGGAGATCGCCTTCGAGCGGACCGGTTGCTACGGCATCGCTGAAAGCGCCGCCCTGGCCCTGGCCGACCAATTGGGCGCCACGTCCGCAACGCTGCTGATCGCTCGCCAAAAAGGCCCCAAGAGCACGTTGGCATTGGCGGTTGTGGAGTAA